A DNA window from Selenomonas sp. oral taxon 126 contains the following coding sequences:
- the pckA gene encoding phosphoenolpyruvate carboxykinase (ATP), with protein sequence MATIDLTQYGITGTTEIVHNPDYNQLFREELRPDLEGYERGQVTEMGDAVNVMTGIYTGRSPKDKYIVDDETSHDTVWWTSDEYKNDNKRATQKAWNAVREIAIRELCNKRLFVVDAFCGANVNTRMAVRFITEVPWQAHFVTNMFIRPTAEELESFKPNFVVYNAAKARVMHFGDLGLNSETAVMFNLTSREQVIINTWYGGEMKKGIFSMMNYYLPLKGIASMHCSANTDKQGQNTTLFFGLSGTGKTTLSTDSARLLIGDDEHGWDDEGVFNYEGGCYAKVINLDPEAEPDIYQAIRRNALLENVTVDLAGHVDFADKSVTENTRVSYPINHIENIVLGHVAEKSAGPHAKHVIFLSADAFGVLPPVSILTPEQTKYYFLSGFTSKLAGTERGITEPTPTFSACFGQAFLELHPTKYAEELVRKMEEHGSRAYLVNTGWNGTGKRISIQDTRGIIHAIQDGSIDSAPTKKIPYFDFEVPTELPGVDPKILDPRDTYASRTEWDEKARDLAERFIKNFKKYEGNEAGKALVPAGPQL encoded by the coding sequence CGATCTCGAGGGCTATGAGCGCGGACAGGTCACGGAGATGGGTGATGCGGTCAACGTCATGACCGGCATCTACACGGGTCGCTCCCCGAAGGATAAGTACATCGTCGACGACGAGACCTCGCACGATACGGTCTGGTGGACCTCCGACGAATACAAGAACGACAACAAGCGCGCGACGCAGAAGGCGTGGAACGCCGTGCGCGAGATTGCAATCCGCGAGCTCTGCAACAAGCGCCTCTTCGTCGTGGATGCGTTCTGCGGTGCAAATGTGAATACGCGCATGGCAGTCCGCTTCATCACAGAGGTGCCTTGGCAGGCGCATTTTGTCACGAATATGTTCATCCGTCCGACGGCGGAGGAGCTGGAGAGCTTCAAGCCCAACTTTGTGGTCTACAATGCGGCGAAGGCGCGTGTCATGCACTTTGGCGATCTCGGTCTCAACTCCGAGACGGCGGTCATGTTCAACCTCACGAGCCGTGAGCAGGTCATTATCAATACGTGGTACGGCGGCGAGATGAAGAAGGGCATCTTCTCGATGATGAACTACTATCTCCCGCTGAAGGGCATCGCCTCTATGCACTGCTCGGCGAACACGGACAAGCAGGGGCAGAACACGACGCTGTTCTTCGGACTCTCGGGCACGGGCAAGACCACGCTCTCGACCGACAGCGCACGCCTCCTCATCGGCGACGATGAGCACGGCTGGGACGATGAGGGCGTCTTCAACTACGAGGGCGGCTGCTACGCAAAGGTCATCAACCTCGACCCCGAGGCGGAGCCGGACATCTATCAGGCGATCCGCCGCAACGCGCTGCTCGAGAACGTCACGGTCGACCTCGCGGGTCATGTGGACTTTGCCGACAAGTCGGTCACGGAGAATACGCGCGTATCGTACCCCATCAACCACATTGAGAACATCGTGCTCGGTCATGTTGCAGAAAAGTCTGCAGGCCCGCACGCAAAGCATGTCATCTTCCTCTCGGCAGATGCGTTCGGCGTTCTGCCGCCGGTCTCGATCCTGACGCCGGAGCAGACGAAGTACTACTTCCTCTCGGGCTTCACCTCGAAGCTCGCGGGCACGGAGCGCGGCATCACGGAGCCGACGCCGACGTTCTCGGCGTGCTTCGGGCAGGCGTTTCTCGAGCTGCATCCGACGAAGTACGCAGAGGAGCTTGTGCGCAAGATGGAGGAGCACGGCTCGCGCGCCTATCTCGTGAACACGGGCTGGAACGGCACGGGCAAGCGCATCTCGATCCAGGACACGCGCGGCATCATCCACGCGATTCAGGATGGTTCGATCGACAGCGCGCCGACGAAGAAGATCCCGTATTTCGACTTCGAGGTTCCGACGGAGCTGCCGGGCGTCGATCCGAAGATTCTCGATCCGCGCGACACCTATGCAAGCCGTACGGAGTGGGATGAGAAGGCGCGTGATCTCGCGGAGCGCTTCATCAAGAACTTCAAGAAGTATGAGGGCAACGAAGCGGGCAAGGCGCTCGTTCCTGCGGGTCCTCAGCTCTAA